In the Chryseobacterium sp. MYb264 genome, one interval contains:
- a CDS encoding PhoH family protein produces the protein MFELTYDLEDIDAKIFYGVNNQYFNLIKSSFPTLKITGRDHYIFAMGNQEALDIFKQKLDDIVKFISKNNSIDLKDVENILNLKDENEKQLVFDQDIIVKGVNGKVIKAKTTNLKKLVKETEKKDMVFAIGPAGTGKTYTSVALAAKALRDKSVKRIVLTRPAVEAGESLGFLPGDLKEKLDPYLQPLYDALRDMIPHEKLEGFIEKKVIEVAPLAFMRGRTLDDAFVILDEAQNTTHSQMKMFLTRMGMNAKFIITGDPSQVDLPPKQQSGLKEAMRILKDVKEIGFVHLTEEDVVRHPVVKKIILAYNAEDKRQRND, from the coding sequence ATGTTTGAATTAACATATGATTTGGAAGATATCGATGCGAAAATCTTCTATGGAGTTAATAACCAATATTTCAATTTGATAAAATCAAGCTTTCCGACGCTTAAAATTACAGGGAGAGATCATTATATCTTTGCGATGGGTAATCAGGAGGCTTTAGATATATTTAAACAAAAACTGGATGATATCGTAAAATTTATTTCAAAAAATAATTCGATTGATCTTAAAGACGTTGAAAATATTCTCAATCTGAAAGACGAAAACGAAAAACAATTGGTTTTTGACCAGGATATTATCGTAAAAGGGGTAAACGGTAAAGTTATTAAGGCTAAAACCACCAATCTTAAAAAATTAGTAAAAGAAACTGAGAAAAAAGATATGGTTTTTGCCATAGGACCTGCGGGAACCGGAAAAACATATACCAGTGTGGCTTTGGCCGCAAAAGCCCTGCGGGATAAGTCGGTCAAAAGGATTGTTCTAACCAGACCGGCAGTGGAAGCGGGGGAGAGTTTAGGGTTTTTGCCGGGTGATTTAAAGGAGAAATTGGATCCTTATTTACAGCCTTTGTATGATGCGCTTCGTGATATGATTCCTCATGAAAAACTGGAAGGTTTTATCGAGAAAAAAGTGATTGAGGTGGCACCATTGGCTTTTATGAGAGGTAGGACGCTGGATGATGCTTTTGTAATTTTGGATGAAGCCCAAAATACCACGCATTCTCAGATGAAAATGTTTTTAACAAGAATGGGTATGAATGCGAAATTTATTATTACGGGGGATCCTAGTCAGGTAGATTTGCCGCCAAAGCAACAATCCGGATTAAAAGAAGCAATGAGAATCCTGAAGGATGTTAAGGAGATCGGTTTTGTGCATTTAACAGAAGAAGATGTGGTAAGACACCCTGTTGTAAAGAAAATTATTCTGGCTTATAACGCTGAAGACAAGAGACAGCGAAATGATTAG
- a CDS encoding chloride channel protein, giving the protein MLKIFTLIRRSLKKSFDNIRNEQLKLNMLQAIPFWIGSVITGFIAVMYAQLFAWGENLLHFILNWHAWMIFIIAPIGFVLSWWLVKEFAPNAKGSGIPQVMAAVELANPKEHRKIRSLLSLKIIVLKIISSVVLVIGGGAVGREGPTIQIAGSVFRKVNEYLPEWWPKISKKNMIMTGAAAGLAAAFNTPLGGIVFAVEELSKTHINYFKTALFTAVIIAGLTAQTLAGSYLYLGYPKTHDVSLMVMFPIILVAGIAGILASQLSVTMLKMNDWKKRKLKTDRANVLFLVACALIIASIAYFINQEILGSGKEIMERVLFTKNKHEEWYVPILRMLGPALSFTSGGAGGIFAPALTAGASIGSVISGAIHLTPNETNVVVLAGMVAFLTGITRAPFTSAIIVLEMTDRHSLIFHLMLGGMVSSIASILVSRHSLYDIIKVNFLTEIREEKDK; this is encoded by the coding sequence ATGTTGAAAATTTTCACCCTCATCCGACGAAGTCTTAAAAAATCCTTCGACAACATCCGCAACGAACAACTGAAACTGAATATGCTTCAGGCAATCCCTTTTTGGATAGGCTCAGTCATTACCGGCTTTATTGCCGTGATGTATGCTCAGTTATTTGCGTGGGGGGAAAACTTGCTTCATTTTATACTGAATTGGCATGCCTGGATGATCTTCATTATTGCCCCGATTGGCTTTGTACTTTCGTGGTGGCTGGTGAAAGAATTTGCACCCAACGCCAAAGGAAGCGGAATTCCTCAGGTAATGGCAGCTGTAGAATTGGCAAATCCGAAGGAGCATAGAAAAATCCGAAGTTTATTAAGCTTAAAAATCATTGTCTTAAAAATCATTTCTTCCGTTGTTTTAGTTATTGGCGGTGGCGCGGTGGGTCGTGAAGGCCCGACCATTCAGATTGCGGGTTCTGTTTTCAGAAAAGTAAACGAATACCTTCCGGAATGGTGGCCGAAAATATCAAAGAAAAACATGATTATGACGGGCGCGGCAGCCGGATTGGCAGCAGCATTTAACACTCCTCTGGGCGGAATTGTTTTTGCCGTTGAAGAGCTTTCAAAGACCCACATCAATTATTTTAAAACAGCTTTATTTACCGCAGTTATCATCGCAGGGCTAACAGCTCAGACGTTGGCAGGCTCCTATTTATATTTAGGATACCCCAAAACACATGATGTCTCTCTCATGGTCATGTTTCCTATTATTTTAGTTGCGGGCATCGCAGGTATCTTGGCCAGCCAGCTTTCTGTAACCATGTTAAAAATGAACGACTGGAAAAAAAGAAAATTAAAAACGGACAGAGCCAATGTTTTATTTCTGGTAGCTTGTGCTTTAATCATAGCTTCTATTGCTTATTTTATCAATCAGGAAATTCTGGGCTCCGGAAAGGAAATTATGGAACGGGTGCTCTTCACAAAAAATAAACATGAAGAATGGTATGTCCCTATTTTAAGAATGCTGGGTCCTGCCCTATCCTTTACCTCCGGAGGGGCAGGCGGAATTTTTGCACCGGCTTTAACGGCCGGAGCAAGCATTGGATCTGTAATTTCAGGAGCAATTCATTTAACTCCCAACGAAACAAATGTGGTGGTGCTGGCGGGAATGGTGGCCTTTTTAACAGGCATTACCCGTGCGCCATTTACCTCTGCGATCATTGTGCTGGAAATGACGGACAGGCATTCTTTAATCTTTCATTTAATGCTTGGAGGCATGGTTTCTTCCATTGCTTCGATTCTGGTAAGCAGACATTCTCTGTATGATATCATTAAAGTGAATTTTCTGACAGAAATAAGAGAGGAAAAAGATAAATAA
- a CDS encoding SAM hydrolase/SAM-dependent halogenase family protein, with the protein MSIITLTSDFGNLDYRVAALKGSILSLNQKVNIVDITHDIQAFNLVQTSYIVRNAYKHFPKGTIHILSVDSFQHKSRKNIVYKSAGHYFIAADNGLLSLIFFDIKPEAMYEITLNNRFDDVVSFTSMDVFVPAAVHLANGGLPEVIGRKIEHAKQLLFPKPVYNESEKMIIGEVTYIDNFGNIISNIGKEFFEGIGKGYENFRIKFRNLALSKVFSSHTEVVSDWDRETEFHGQSAAIFNDSQLLELTIYKGSKKNGAKSLFGMNVGEKIYIEFS; encoded by the coding sequence ATGTCAATAATAACCCTAACTTCAGATTTCGGAAATTTGGATTACAGAGTAGCCGCTCTGAAAGGCAGTATCCTGTCTCTAAACCAGAAGGTTAATATTGTTGATATTACTCACGATATTCAGGCTTTCAACCTTGTACAGACTTCGTACATTGTAAGAAATGCCTACAAACACTTTCCGAAAGGTACCATTCACATTCTTTCCGTTGACAGTTTTCAGCATAAATCACGGAAAAATATTGTCTATAAATCCGCCGGCCATTATTTTATCGCTGCAGATAACGGACTTTTAAGTTTAATTTTTTTTGATATTAAACCCGAAGCCATGTATGAAATCACCCTCAACAATAGGTTTGACGATGTCGTCAGCTTTACCTCGATGGATGTTTTTGTACCGGCAGCCGTACATTTGGCCAATGGAGGACTTCCTGAAGTTATCGGCAGGAAGATTGAGCATGCCAAGCAGCTTTTGTTTCCTAAACCCGTGTATAATGAATCCGAAAAAATGATTATTGGAGAGGTTACCTATATTGATAATTTCGGAAATATAATATCAAATATCGGTAAAGAATTTTTTGAAGGAATTGGAAAAGGATATGAAAATTTCAGGATAAAATTCAGAAATCTGGCGCTTTCAAAAGTGTTTTCCAGTCATACGGAAGTCGTTTCAGATTGGGATCGGGAAACTGAATTTCACGGACAGTCGGCAGCCATTTTCAATGACAGTCAGCTTTTAGAGTTAACGATCTATAAAGGAAGTAAAAAAAACGGAGCCAAGTCTCTGTTTGGAATGAATGTAGGAGAAAAAATTTACATTGAATTTTCCTAA
- a CDS encoding dihydrolipoamide acetyltransferase family protein — protein sequence MAEYKLLLPSMGEGVMEATIITWLFNEGDSVKEDDSVVEIATDKVDSDVPTPVSGKIVKILKQKDEVAKVGEAIAILEIEGEGENTVKAETPVAAPDAETLKTIEQPLQVAASTEFSGDLYLSPLVKSIAQQENISETELKSIKGSGLEGRITKEDILAYVSNRGNQPAPQVGATVASQPVATSAPAATITAAAGDEIIPMDRMRKIIAENMVKAKQIAPHVTSFIETDVTNVVKWRAKNKDMFEKREGEKLTFMPIFVKAIVKAIQDFPMINVSISGDNIIKKKNINIGMATALPDGNLIVPVIKNADQLSLSGLAKAINDLAYRARNKKLRPEDTQGATYTISNVGSFGNLMGTPIIPQPQVAIMAIGAIVKKPAVLETKDGDVIAIRQLMFMSHSYDHRVVDGSLGGMMLKHVHDYLENWDLNTEI from the coding sequence ATGGCAGAATACAAATTATTGCTTCCTTCCATGGGAGAAGGGGTTATGGAAGCGACAATTATCACTTGGTTGTTCAACGAAGGCGATAGTGTAAAGGAAGATGATTCCGTAGTAGAAATTGCAACAGATAAGGTAGATTCAGACGTTCCGACACCCGTTTCGGGGAAAATTGTAAAGATTTTAAAACAGAAGGACGAGGTTGCAAAAGTAGGTGAAGCCATTGCTATTTTAGAAATTGAAGGTGAAGGTGAAAATACGGTAAAAGCGGAAACTCCGGTGGCTGCACCAGATGCTGAAACCTTAAAAACCATCGAACAGCCGCTACAGGTTGCTGCTTCTACAGAGTTTTCGGGAGATCTTTATCTCTCTCCTCTTGTAAAATCAATCGCACAACAGGAAAATATTTCTGAAACTGAACTTAAATCTATCAAAGGAAGCGGTTTAGAAGGAAGAATTACCAAAGAAGATATTTTAGCTTACGTAAGCAACAGAGGAAACCAGCCTGCTCCACAGGTGGGGGCTACGGTAGCTTCTCAACCCGTTGCAACTTCAGCTCCGGCGGCTACCATTACTGCTGCTGCAGGTGATGAGATCATTCCGATGGACAGAATGAGAAAGATCATCGCTGAAAACATGGTGAAAGCCAAACAAATTGCTCCTCACGTTACTTCTTTCATTGAAACAGACGTAACCAACGTTGTAAAATGGAGAGCTAAAAACAAAGATATGTTTGAAAAGCGTGAAGGTGAAAAACTGACGTTCATGCCTATCTTCGTAAAAGCGATCGTAAAAGCAATTCAGGATTTCCCAATGATCAATGTTTCTATCAGCGGAGATAATATTATTAAAAAGAAAAATATCAATATCGGTATGGCAACCGCCTTACCAGACGGTAATTTAATTGTTCCTGTTATTAAAAATGCAGATCAGTTATCACTTTCAGGTCTTGCAAAAGCCATCAATGATTTAGCTTACAGAGCGAGAAATAAGAAATTAAGACCTGAAGATACTCAGGGAGCGACCTATACGATCTCTAACGTAGGAAGCTTTGGAAACCTAATGGGAACCCCTATTATTCCTCAGCCTCAGGTAGCCATTATGGCAATCGGAGCCATCGTAAAAAAACCGGCTGTTCTTGAAACGAAAGATGGAGATGTGATTGCAATTCGTCAGTTGATGTTCATGTCTCACTCCTATGACCACAGAGTGGTAGACGGATCTCTTGGCGGAATGATGCTGAAGCATGTTCACGATTACCTTGAAAACTGGGATCTGAACACCGAAATATAA
- the rplI gene encoding 50S ribosomal protein L9 — MKIILKQDVENLGLEFDTVNVKNGYARNFLIPQGFALLATPKNIAALEATLEARKEEEAKLIAAANAVVDQLKKTSITIPAKVGSGDKLFGSINNADLSAALAKAGVSVEKKYIRIPGNTIKRTGKVTANIRLHRNVEYNFEFDIVSDAPVEAPKPAAPKAKVEETPSTEEA; from the coding sequence ATGAAAATTATCCTAAAACAAGACGTAGAAAACTTAGGTCTTGAATTCGATACCGTAAATGTAAAAAACGGTTATGCCAGAAACTTCCTAATCCCTCAAGGATTCGCACTTTTAGCTACTCCTAAGAACATTGCAGCTCTTGAAGCTACTTTGGAGGCTAGAAAAGAAGAAGAAGCTAAATTAATCGCTGCTGCTAACGCTGTCGTTGATCAATTGAAGAAAACTTCTATTACTATCCCTGCAAAAGTAGGATCTGGTGATAAATTATTCGGATCTATCAACAATGCAGATCTTTCTGCTGCTCTTGCTAAAGCTGGAGTTTCTGTAGAGAAGAAATATATCAGAATCCCTGGGAACACTATCAAGAGAACTGGTAAAGTAACTGCTAACATCAGATTACACAGAAACGTTGAGTACAACTTCGAATTCGATATCGTATCTGACGCTCCAGTTGAAGCTCCTAAACCAGCTGCTCCTAAAGCTAAAGTTGAAGAAACTCCTTCTACTGAAGAAGCTTAA
- the rpsF gene encoding 30S ribosomal protein S6, translating into MNNYETVFILTPVLSEAQVEEAVNKYVDLIKEKNCEIVAKENWGLKKLAYPIQLKKNGFYTLIEFKGEGSVVADLELAFKRDERVIRYLTTKLDKHAVEYAVTRRAKVKAAKA; encoded by the coding sequence ATGAACAATTACGAAACTGTTTTCATTTTAACTCCCGTTCTATCTGAAGCTCAGGTGGAGGAAGCAGTGAACAAGTATGTAGATCTTATCAAAGAAAAGAACTGCGAAATCGTTGCTAAAGAAAACTGGGGATTAAAAAAATTAGCGTACCCAATCCAATTGAAAAAGAATGGGTTCTATACTTTAATCGAATTTAAAGGTGAAGGTTCTGTAGTTGCTGATTTAGAATTAGCATTCAAACGTGACGAGAGAGTAATCCGTTACCTTACTACAAAACTAGACAAGCATGCTGTAGAGTACGCTGTAACAAGAAGAGCTAAAGTAAAAGCAGCTAAAGCTTAA
- a CDS encoding serine hydrolase domain-containing protein — protein sequence MKHIHLTAFTLNISAIAFSQQNNQFKLIDNYAKEAIKANQIPGLAIGVIKDGKVIFEQYYETENLEDAKKVSANSMFRIGRDDC from the coding sequence ATGAAACACATTCATCTGACCGCTTTCACTTTAAATATATCGGCAATCGCTTTTTCGCAGCAAAACAATCAGTTTAAATTGATTGACAACTATGCTAAAGAAGCTATTAAAGCCAATCAGATTCCCGGTCTGGCCATTGGTGTGATAAAAGACGGGAAAGTGATTTTTGAGCAATATTACGAAACAGAAAATCTGGAAGATGCTAAAAAAGTGAGCGCAAATTCAATGTTTAGAATCGGCAGGGATGATTGCTGA
- a CDS encoding AraC family transcriptional regulator — translation MNNSHFGAVEEDDAEFYVYNVLSGGIKTEIHHHSSAQMVYAEGGIVHIFTDQKHWYLPARCFMWIPAGTPHYIFSTSHSVDLFNFYFKKEETEDGFFDEINIYSVSHLLREMILHTKGWDGKITKKDVNKYYFLKALKGILPQKREKKMAFPVQHPFPQDETLLKIAKYIHANLEKPLTIESTAKEFGMSTRTLSRKFKEILGMNYVRFLRALRITRSLELMLEDKYNMYEISMMVGYNSLSSFSNIFKKVIGIPPTEYLQKLRGD, via the coding sequence ATGAATAACAGTCATTTTGGAGCCGTCGAAGAAGATGACGCCGAATTTTATGTGTATAATGTTCTCTCAGGAGGGATAAAAACAGAGATCCATCATCACAGTTCTGCACAGATGGTGTACGCAGAAGGCGGTATTGTACATATTTTTACGGATCAGAAACACTGGTATCTTCCGGCGAGATGTTTTATGTGGATTCCGGCAGGTACTCCGCACTATATTTTTTCCACCAGCCACAGTGTTGATCTTTTTAATTTTTATTTCAAAAAAGAAGAAACTGAAGATGGCTTTTTTGATGAAATTAATATTTATTCGGTAAGTCACCTGTTAAGGGAAATGATTTTACACACAAAAGGTTGGGATGGTAAAATCACAAAGAAAGATGTAAATAAATACTATTTCCTTAAAGCATTAAAAGGTATTTTGCCACAAAAAAGAGAAAAAAAAATGGCATTTCCTGTTCAGCATCCTTTTCCGCAGGATGAAACGCTGCTGAAAATTGCGAAGTATATTCATGCGAACCTTGAAAAACCCTTAACGATAGAATCTACCGCGAAAGAATTCGGAATGAGTACAAGAACTCTATCTAGAAAGTTTAAAGAGATTCTGGGCATGAATTACGTTCGTTTCCTGCGTGCATTACGCATTACCCGTTCATTGGAGCTTATGCTCGAAGATAAGTATAATATGTACGAAATTTCAATGATGGTAGGGTATAACAGCTTATCGTCCTTCAGTAATATTTTTAAGAAGGTAATCGGAATTCCGCCGACGGAGTATCTGCAAAAGCTGAGAGGCGATTAA
- the rpsR gene encoding 30S ribosomal protein S18 translates to MAIDDMAKQASAGGESEVKFLTPLDINTKSEKKYCRFKKFGIKHVDYKDADFLLQFVNEQGKILPRRYTGTSLKYQRKVSAAIKRARHLSLLPYVADLLK, encoded by the coding sequence ATGGCAATAGATGATATGGCTAAACAAGCCTCAGCTGGAGGAGAATCAGAAGTAAAATTCCTTACTCCACTTGATATCAATACAAAATCTGAAAAGAAATATTGTAGATTCAAAAAATTCGGAATTAAGCACGTTGATTACAAAGATGCTGATTTCTTATTACAGTTCGTAAACGAGCAAGGTAAAATCTTACCAAGAAGATACACTGGAACTTCTTTAAAATACCAAAGAAAAGTTTCTGCTGCGATCAAAAGAGCAAGACACCTTTCTTTACTACCTTACGTAGCTGACTTATTGAAATAA